A window of the Serinus canaria isolate serCan28SL12 chromosome 20, serCan2020, whole genome shotgun sequence genome harbors these coding sequences:
- the GMEB2 gene encoding glucocorticoid modulatory element-binding protein 2 isoform X1, with product MATPDVSVHMEEVVVVTTPDGAVDGTAMEEVKTVLVTTNLSQHGGDINEDTLETENAAAAAAAAFTASTDLKEAVLEVKMAEDEDSLEAEIVYPITCGDSKANLIWRKFVCPGINVKCVQFHDHLISPKEFVHLAGKSTLKDWKRAIRMNGIMLRKIMDSGELDFYQHTKVCSNTCRSTKIDLTGARVSLTSQTSTEYIPLTPASADVNGSPATITIETCEDASDWSTSIGDDTFAFWQGLKDSGLLEEVIHEFHQELVETMKGLQQRAQDPPLQLGDAVLLNNVVQNFGMLDLVKKVLASHKCQMDRSREQYTRDLAALEQQCDEHRKRAKELKHKSQHLNNVLMTLTPVSVPTPLKRPRLTRATSGPAAITSQVLSQPTQLTVTPGVPVSQIANLPLGKVVSALPPSVLGKSPAQPPAASSPASPLLGGYTVLASAGSTFPGTVEIHPDASNLTVLSTAAVQDGSTVVKVVSPFQLLTLPGLGTTIQNVTQIAPGGSTVVTVPSGAAEAAGDEHAATAIEVTAVADEAEQK from the exons ATGGCGACGCCGGACGTCAGCGTGCACAtggaggaggtggtggtggtgaccACGCCGGACGGCGCGGTGGACGGCACTGCCATGGAGGAGGTGAAGACAGTGCTGGTCACCACCAACCTGTCCCAGCACGG CGGTGACATCAACGAAGACACTCTGGAGactgaaaatgcagctgctgcagctgctgctgccttcacaGCCTCCACAGACCTGAAGGAAGCAGTTCTAG AAGTGAAGATGGCTGAAGATGAGGACAGTTTGGAGGCAGAGATTGTCTACCCCATCACCTGTGGGGACAGCAAAGCCAACCTCATCTGGAGGAAGTTTGTGTGCCCTGGAATCAATGTGAAGTGTGTGCAG TTTCACGATCACCTCATCAGCCCCAAGGAGTTTGTCCACCTGGCAGGCAAGTCGACCTTGAAGGATTGGAAGCGGGCGATCCGGATGAACGGGATCATGCTCCG GAAGATTATGGACTCAGGAGAGCTGGATTTTTATCAGCACACAAAGGTCTGTTCCAACACCTGCCGGAGCACCAAAATTGACCTGACAGGAGCCAGGGTGTCCCTGACCAGCCAGACATCAACAGAGTACATCCCTCTgactcctgcctctgctgatg TGAACGGATCCCCGGCTACAATAACCATAGAAACATGCGAGGATGCCAGCGATTGGAGCACCAGCATTGGAG ACGACACCTTTGCTTTTTGGCAAGGTCTGAAGGACAGTGGTCTCCTGGAAGAAGTGATCCATGAGTTCCACCAGGAGCTGGTGGAGACCATGAAGGGCTTGCAGCAGCGAGCACAGGATCCCCCGCTGCAGCTCGGGG ATGCTGTTTTACTCAACAATGTAGTCCAGAACTTTGGGATGCTGGATCTAGTCAAGAAGGTCCTGGCCAGCCACAAGTGCCAGATGGATCGCTCAAGAGAGCAGTACACACGGGATTTGGCAG ctctggagcagcagtgtgACGAGCACCGCAAGCGAGCGAAGGAGCTGAAGCACAAATCGCAGCATCTCAACAACGTTCTGATGACCCTCACGCCCGTCTCTGTTCCCACGCCTCTGAAACGCCCCAGGCTGACCAGGGCCACCTCCGGACCAGCTGCCATCACCTCCCAAGTCCTGTCCCAGCCAACGCAGCTCACTGTCACCCCCGGTGTGCCAGTGTCCCAGATTGCCAATCTCCCTCTTGGCAAAGTGGTCTCAGCCCTCCCTCCTTCGGTGCTGGGgaagagcccagcccagccccccgctgccagctccccagcctcccCTCTGCTGGGGGGGTACACAGTGCTGGCCTCTGCCGGCTCCACCTTCCCCGGCACCGTGGAGATCCACCCGGACGCTTCCAACCTGACGGTGCTGAGCACGGCTGCGGTCCAGGATGGCAGCACGGTGGTGAAGGTGGTgagccccttccagctcctgaCCCTTCCAGGACTTGGCACGACCATCCAGAATGTGACACAAATAGCTCCTGGTGGGAGCACGGTGGTGACTGTCCCATCCGGGGCTGCCGAGGCTGCCGGGGACGAGCACGCTGCCACCGCCATCGAGGTGACCGCGGTGGCTGACGAGGCGGAGCAGAAGTGA
- the GMEB2 gene encoding glucocorticoid modulatory element-binding protein 2 isoform X2: MATPDVSVHMEEVVVVTTPDGAVDGTAMEEVKTVLVTTNLSQHGGDINEDTLETENAAAAAAAAFTASTDLKEAVLVKMAEDEDSLEAEIVYPITCGDSKANLIWRKFVCPGINVKCVQFHDHLISPKEFVHLAGKSTLKDWKRAIRMNGIMLRKIMDSGELDFYQHTKVCSNTCRSTKIDLTGARVSLTSQTSTEYIPLTPASADVNGSPATITIETCEDASDWSTSIGDDTFAFWQGLKDSGLLEEVIHEFHQELVETMKGLQQRAQDPPLQLGDAVLLNNVVQNFGMLDLVKKVLASHKCQMDRSREQYTRDLAALEQQCDEHRKRAKELKHKSQHLNNVLMTLTPVSVPTPLKRPRLTRATSGPAAITSQVLSQPTQLTVTPGVPVSQIANLPLGKVVSALPPSVLGKSPAQPPAASSPASPLLGGYTVLASAGSTFPGTVEIHPDASNLTVLSTAAVQDGSTVVKVVSPFQLLTLPGLGTTIQNVTQIAPGGSTVVTVPSGAAEAAGDEHAATAIEVTAVADEAEQK; the protein is encoded by the exons ATGGCGACGCCGGACGTCAGCGTGCACAtggaggaggtggtggtggtgaccACGCCGGACGGCGCGGTGGACGGCACTGCCATGGAGGAGGTGAAGACAGTGCTGGTCACCACCAACCTGTCCCAGCACGG CGGTGACATCAACGAAGACACTCTGGAGactgaaaatgcagctgctgcagctgctgctgccttcacaGCCTCCACAGACCTGAAGGAAGCAGTTCTAG TGAAGATGGCTGAAGATGAGGACAGTTTGGAGGCAGAGATTGTCTACCCCATCACCTGTGGGGACAGCAAAGCCAACCTCATCTGGAGGAAGTTTGTGTGCCCTGGAATCAATGTGAAGTGTGTGCAG TTTCACGATCACCTCATCAGCCCCAAGGAGTTTGTCCACCTGGCAGGCAAGTCGACCTTGAAGGATTGGAAGCGGGCGATCCGGATGAACGGGATCATGCTCCG GAAGATTATGGACTCAGGAGAGCTGGATTTTTATCAGCACACAAAGGTCTGTTCCAACACCTGCCGGAGCACCAAAATTGACCTGACAGGAGCCAGGGTGTCCCTGACCAGCCAGACATCAACAGAGTACATCCCTCTgactcctgcctctgctgatg TGAACGGATCCCCGGCTACAATAACCATAGAAACATGCGAGGATGCCAGCGATTGGAGCACCAGCATTGGAG ACGACACCTTTGCTTTTTGGCAAGGTCTGAAGGACAGTGGTCTCCTGGAAGAAGTGATCCATGAGTTCCACCAGGAGCTGGTGGAGACCATGAAGGGCTTGCAGCAGCGAGCACAGGATCCCCCGCTGCAGCTCGGGG ATGCTGTTTTACTCAACAATGTAGTCCAGAACTTTGGGATGCTGGATCTAGTCAAGAAGGTCCTGGCCAGCCACAAGTGCCAGATGGATCGCTCAAGAGAGCAGTACACACGGGATTTGGCAG ctctggagcagcagtgtgACGAGCACCGCAAGCGAGCGAAGGAGCTGAAGCACAAATCGCAGCATCTCAACAACGTTCTGATGACCCTCACGCCCGTCTCTGTTCCCACGCCTCTGAAACGCCCCAGGCTGACCAGGGCCACCTCCGGACCAGCTGCCATCACCTCCCAAGTCCTGTCCCAGCCAACGCAGCTCACTGTCACCCCCGGTGTGCCAGTGTCCCAGATTGCCAATCTCCCTCTTGGCAAAGTGGTCTCAGCCCTCCCTCCTTCGGTGCTGGGgaagagcccagcccagccccccgctgccagctccccagcctcccCTCTGCTGGGGGGGTACACAGTGCTGGCCTCTGCCGGCTCCACCTTCCCCGGCACCGTGGAGATCCACCCGGACGCTTCCAACCTGACGGTGCTGAGCACGGCTGCGGTCCAGGATGGCAGCACGGTGGTGAAGGTGGTgagccccttccagctcctgaCCCTTCCAGGACTTGGCACGACCATCCAGAATGTGACACAAATAGCTCCTGGTGGGAGCACGGTGGTGACTGTCCCATCCGGGGCTGCCGAGGCTGCCGGGGACGAGCACGCTGCCACCGCCATCGAGGTGACCGCGGTGGCTGACGAGGCGGAGCAGAAGTGA